The genomic segment CCGCGCTGAATTGGTGGAAGACGCTCTACACCGATGAGGGCGCGCATTTCGACAAGGTCGTGACCATCGCCGCCGAAGATATCGAGCCGGTCGTGACCTGGGGCACCTCGCCCGAGGACGTGCTGCCGATCTCGGGGGTTGTCCCCGCGCCGGAGAGCTTCACCGGCGGCAAGGTCGAGGCGGTGAAACGCTCGCTCGACTACATGGGCCTTGAGCCCGGCCAGAAGCTGACCGACATCAAGATCGACGTGGTGTTCATCGGCTCGTGCACCAACGGCCGCATCGAAGACCTGCGCGCCGCCGCCGAGGTGGTGAAGGGCAACAAGCTCGCGCCGGGCGTGCGCGCGATGGTGGTGCCGGGCTCGGGCCTCGTGCGCTATCAGGCCGAGGAAGAGGGTCTCGACAAGATCTTCACCGATGCGGGCTTTGAATGGCGGATGGCGGGCTGCTCGATGTGCCTCGCGATGAACCCCGACCAGCTCGCCGAATACGAGCGCTGCGCCTCGACCTCGAACCGCAACTTCGAGGGCCGTCAGGGCTACAAGGGCCGCACCCACCTGCTGAGCCCCGCGATGGCCGCCGCCGCCGCGATCACCGGCAAGCTGACCGATGTCCGCGCGCTGATGGCCGCGAAAGAAACCGCCTGAGGAGCACCGACCATGCAAAAGTTCGAAAAACTGACCGGCATCGCGGCGCCCATGCCGCTCGTCAACATCGACACCGACATGATCATCCCGAAGGTCTTCCTCAAGACGATCAAGCGCTCGGGTCTCGGTGTGAACCTCTTCGACGAGATGCGCTATGACCGCGCGGGCAACGAGCTGCCCGATTTCGTGCTCAACAAGCCGCAATACCGCAACGCCTCGATCCTGATCGCGGGCGACAACTTCGGCTGCGGCTCCTCGCGCGAGCATGCGCCCTGGGCGCTGGCGGATTTCGGCATCAAGGTGATCGTCTCGACCTCCTTCGCCGACATCTTCTTCAACAACTGCTTCAAGAACGGCATGCTGCCGATCGTGCTGCCTCAAGAGCAGGTCGACCTGTTGATGAAAGACGCCGAGAAGGGCTCGAACGCGCGGATGACCGTTGATCTCGAGGCGCAGCAGATCACCACCTCGGACGGCACCGTGATCGACTTCGAGGTCGATCCGTTCAAGAAGCACTGCCTGATCGAGGGGCTCGACGATATCGGGCTGACGCTCGAGAAGGCCGCGGCGATCGACAGCTTCGAGGCGCAGGCCGCGCAATCGCGCCCCTGGGTCTGAGGCTCTGGGTGCGTTCACCGCGACTTGCACAATATCTTGGGCCGCCCCCTGGGCGGCCTTATTCTTGCCGCAGGATTGATGCAGCGAGGCACCAGTTTGACCCAGAAATGGCCGGATTTCGGGCGTCTTCCTTCAAGAGACATTGCACGGGGCTGTGAAATGGGCGAAATTGGGGCAAGAATGAGGCATGCCGCCACAATTGGCGGGCAGAACGTGGGAAAAGGCGCCGGCATCGTATCGGGGTCGACCATGGTTGAGGGTAGGGCAGTGATCTCTCGGATTCTGGGTGCGCTGATGCGTGCCGTGATGGTGGCCATGGTGATCACGACTCCGTCGCTGATGCTGCCGTCGATCTCCATGGATACCGGCCAGATCGTCGCGTTGATCGCGCTTTTCGCCGGCGCGCTGACGCTCTTTGAATATGCCTCCGTCTATCCCGGCCTGATCGAGTTTCGCGACGCGCCGCCGTTCAACCGGCTGCGGTTCATCGCGCTCTTCGCGATCGTGCTCTATGGCGCGACGGTGTTTCGCGCCGAGACCGCGCCGACCACGCTCAGCCAGTTTCTCGATCTCCTGGGCATGAAGGTCGGCCGGCTGATCGACATCCCCTATAGCCCGGTGCGGGTGCTGACGCTGATGCTGCCGCCCGATGCCGCCCCCGAAACGGTGGAGCGGCTGCGCACGATCGGCGGGGTGGGGCATCTGATCTCGCTCGTCGCCCTGCTCGTCTTCGGGCTGACGATGCGCTTTGGCGGCTGGCCGCTGCAGCCGCAGGGCTTCAACGTCTGGGTCAACCTGCCGACCTTCGACCCGACCGCGGGCGGCGATGTCGTCGAGCGGTTGCGCCGCGATGCCTGGGGCAACCTGGCGCTGGGCTTTCTTTTGCCCTTCCTGCTGCCGGCGTTTATCAAGACGGTGTCGGTGATGTTCTCGCCGATCACGCTCGACGCCCCGCAAACGATGATCTGGACGGTGACCGCATGGTGCTTCCTGCCTTTGAGCCTGTTGATGCGCGGCCTTGCGATGGGGCGCGTGGCCGGGCTGATCGAGGAAAAACGCCGCATGAGCGCGGGCGAGCAGGGCTATCAGCCGGCCTGATCGCGGCGCTGCTGGCCGGGCCCGCGGGGGCGGAAGTGCTGCGCGTGGCGACCTGGTCGGCCGAGCTCAGCCGCAAGGGCCCGGGCCTTCTGTGGCGCGATATCGAGAGCGGCAAGGACAAGCAGATCGCCGCCGCGATCGAGGTGATCACCGCGACCGCCCCGGATATCTTGCTGATCACCGGCTTTGACTGGGATTTCGAGGGCCGGGCTCTGGCGGCTTTCGAGGCGCGGCTGGCGGCGGCGGGGCAGGGCTACCCCTATCGCTTCGCGCCGCCGACGAATGCGGGCCTCGCGACCGGGCTCGATCTCGATGGCAACGGCCGGCTGGGCGAGGGGCGCGATGCGCAGGGCTATGGCCGGTTCACGGGGCAAGGCGGGATGGCGCTGCTCTCGCGGCTGCCGATCGAGACGGAGCGCGCGCGGGATTTCTCGACGCTGGCCTGGCGCGACCTGCCCGGCGCGCTGATCGAGGGCGCGGGGCTCTCGCCCGAGGCGCGCGCGGTGCAGCGCCTCTCGACGGTGGCGCATTGGGATCTGCCCCTGCGGCGCGCGGATGGCTCGGCGCTGCATCTTCTCGCCTTTGCCGCCACGCCGCCGGTGTTCGACGGGCCCGAGGACCGCAACGGCCGGCGCAACCATGATGAGGCGGCGTTCTGGCGGCTTTACCTCGACGGCCGGCTGGGCGAAGCGCCCCCCGCGCCGCCTTTCGTGGTTCTGGGCGATGCCAACCTCGACCCGGCGGATGGCGAGGGCCGCCCCGAGGCGCTCACCGCGCTGCTCGCCGATCCGCGGCTGCAAGACCCGCGCCCGGCCTCCGCGGGCGGGGCGGCGGCGGCCGACCCGGGCCAGAAGGGCGACCCCGCCCTCGATACCGCCGATTACCCCGACCCGCCGGGCAATCTGCGGGTGGATTACGTCCTGCCCTCGGCGGGGCTGCGCATCGAAGGCGCCGGGGTCTATTGGCCCGCCCCGGGCGCCCCCGGCGCCGCCGCCGCCGAGACCGCCTCGCGCCACCGCCTCGTCTGGGTCGATCTCGCCTTTCCCTGAGCCTTTTCGCCCCCTTCGCTTGACCCGGCCTTGACCCGGGGGCGGGCATTGGATAGGCCGCTTCCAACCCAATAGGCGTTGGAGAAAACGGCATGTCGAACCCCTCTATCCTCATCCTCCCCGGCGATGGCATCGGCCAGGAAGTCATGGCTGAGGTGAAAAAGATCATCTCGTGGTATGGCGACAAGCGCGGGCTCGCCTTCGACGTCTCCGAAGACCTCGTGGGCGGCGCGGCCTATGATGTGCATGGCGTGCCGCTGGCCGATGCGACGATGGCCAAGGCGCAAGAGGTGGATGCGGTTCTGCTCGGCGCCGTGGGCGGCCCGAAATACGATGTGCTCGATTTCTCGGTGAAGCCCGAGCGCGGCCTGCTGCGCCTGCGCAAGGAGATGGATCTCTACGCCAACCTCCGCCCCGCGCAATGTTTCGACGCGCTGGCGGATTTCTCCTCGCTGAAGAAAGACGTGGTCGCGGGCCTCGATATCATGATCGTGCGCGAGCTGACCTCGGGGGTCTATTTCGGCACGCCGCGCGGCATCTTCGAGGAAAACGGCGAGCGCGTGGGCATCAACACCCAACGTTACACCGAAGCCGAGGTGGAGCGCGTGGCGCGCTCGGCCTTTGAGCTCGCGATGCGCCGCAACAAGAAGGTCTGCTCGATGGAGAAGGCCAATGTGATGGAATCGGGGATCCTGTGGCGCGAGGTTGTCACCCGCGTCGGCGCCGACTACCCCGAGGTGGAGCTCTCGCATATGTATGCCGACAACGGCGCGATGCAGCTCGTGCGCTGGCCCAAACAGTTCGACGTGATCGTCACCGACAACCTCTTTGGCGATATCCTCTCGGATTGCGCCGCGATGCTGACCGGCTCGCTCGGCATGCTGCCCTCGGCCTCGCTCGGCGCGCCGATGGCGAACGGCCGGCCGAAGGCGATGTATGAGCCCGTGCACGGCTCGGCCCCCGATATCGCCGGCCAGGGCAAGGCCAACCCGATCGCCTGCATCCTCAGCTTCGCGATGGCGCTGCGCTACAGCTTCGATCAGGGCGAAGAGGCCACCCGCCTCGAGAAGGCCGTCGAGAAGGTGCTCGCCGATGGCGTGCGCACCGCCGATCTGATGGGCCCGGAGGGCGGCACCCCGGTTTCGACCGCGCAGATGGGCGACAAGATCATCGAAGCGCTCGACGCGAGCCTCTGAGGCGCGCGAAATTTTCGTGGAACGGCGCGGGGTTCCGCGCCGTTTTGCTTTGCGGGGGTTCCCCTTTTCGCCCGGCTGTGGCTATGTTTGCGATACCGGAGGTGACGATGCAGAGCGCGAAATCCAACGCCAAGGGCGCGGCCTATGCGCTGCTCGCGATGGCGATCTACGCCAGCCACGACGCGATCGTGAAAACGCTCGGCGAGCGCTATTCCGCGATCCAGATCGTGTTCTTCGCGGCGCTGCTGAGCTTCCCGCTGATCTCGATGATTCTGCTGCAGGACAAACGCGAGGGCCATCTGCGGCCGATCCATCCCTGGTGGGTGACGCTGCGCGCCACGACCACGGTGATCACCGGCGTCTCGGCCTTTTACGCCTTCTCGCATCTGCCGCTCGCGCAGGTCTACCCGATCCTCTTCGCCACGCCGCTCCTGATCACCATCCTCGCGATCCCGGTGCTGGGCGAGAAGGTCGGGGCGCATCGCTGGGCGGCGGTGGTGGTCGGGCTGGTGGGCGTGCTGATCGTGGTGCGCCCGGG from the Rhodobacter xanthinilyticus genome contains:
- the leuD gene encoding 3-isopropylmalate dehydratase small subunit; translation: MQKFEKLTGIAAPMPLVNIDTDMIIPKVFLKTIKRSGLGVNLFDEMRYDRAGNELPDFVLNKPQYRNASILIAGDNFGCGSSREHAPWALADFGIKVIVSTSFADIFFNNCFKNGMLPIVLPQEQVDLLMKDAEKGSNARMTVDLEAQQITTSDGTVIDFEVDPFKKHCLIEGLDDIGLTLEKAAAIDSFEAQAAQSRPWV
- a CDS encoding endonuclease/exonuclease/phosphatase family protein: MLRVATWSAELSRKGPGLLWRDIESGKDKQIAAAIEVITATAPDILLITGFDWDFEGRALAAFEARLAAAGQGYPYRFAPPTNAGLATGLDLDGNGRLGEGRDAQGYGRFTGQGGMALLSRLPIETERARDFSTLAWRDLPGALIEGAGLSPEARAVQRLSTVAHWDLPLRRADGSALHLLAFAATPPVFDGPEDRNGRRNHDEAAFWRLYLDGRLGEAPPAPPFVVLGDANLDPADGEGRPEALTALLADPRLQDPRPASAGGAAAADPGQKGDPALDTADYPDPPGNLRVDYVLPSAGLRIEGAGVYWPAPGAPGAAAAETASRHRLVWVDLAFP
- the leuB gene encoding 3-isopropylmalate dehydrogenase → MSNPSILILPGDGIGQEVMAEVKKIISWYGDKRGLAFDVSEDLVGGAAYDVHGVPLADATMAKAQEVDAVLLGAVGGPKYDVLDFSVKPERGLLRLRKEMDLYANLRPAQCFDALADFSSLKKDVVAGLDIMIVRELTSGVYFGTPRGIFEENGERVGINTQRYTEAEVERVARSAFELAMRRNKKVCSMEKANVMESGILWREVVTRVGADYPEVELSHMYADNGAMQLVRWPKQFDVIVTDNLFGDILSDCAAMLTGSLGMLPSASLGAPMANGRPKAMYEPVHGSAPDIAGQGKANPIACILSFAMALRYSFDQGEEATRLEKAVEKVLADGVRTADLMGPEGGTPVSTAQMGDKIIEALDASL